From the Opitutus sp. ER46 genome, one window contains:
- a CDS encoding S8 family serine peptidase, which produces MLRQLTAVLIVLCSLAAFANAAATDGGLRSASRALHHDRNILAKPRADALSQADRAERDEGLEIRQRFSSLGDLRVLRVAKGESVPDAIARLKATGRYEYVEPDYVMQADATVPNDTYFYTQWGLSNTGQLTGSIPGRDINATLGWDVIHDAPNVIVGLIDSGIRTDHLDLTPNLWQNPAPTFGDINGMSSMEGVRGVDLNDQTGHGSHVAGIICARGNNGLNVSGVAWRAQLMVLRNMNDEGNAYTSDSIACLNYAIAHGAKVINCSFGGTSYSSAFYTALKAARDAGVIVVCSAGNTGTDNEVAPHYPSNYLLDNIVAVGNSDASDLRASSSCYGARVDLFAPGTSIRSTYNNSSTGMATAGGTSMATPFVTGTIALLREQYPNDSYRDIINRLLRGAERVAELRDYALTGARLDLYGALMADPLPFNLNADHAATVTGTTFSLRASSATSATTIPTPTGEPTHIGSRPLWWRWTAPATGKYILNTVGSAVDTGLDVYTGTITTGTPASSTLTRIASNDDDGTSKTSSVSFTVNAGTTCYFVASLARGAAGYTQLNFAKVVANDDFENAAPLGGVSAQVTLDNSTASLQANEPKILDRAGLGSVWYKWTAPQSGRFQVSVYSFDFDPMLAIYTGSAIDQLTLVTANDDSADSSYINTDSLCTFQAVSGTTYYLKVQSRGTYLGTAVLSLVDSDWQFVTNSGIVTTSPAIAPDGTLYVGCGLADSRLVALNPDGTLKWSYATTSGMSIAPPAIGADGTIYQSTLDNEVLALTPTGTLKWKRSFASTPTGGIAIAADGTLYVQVFDGNLHALKPTDGTSKWTFATGTTTFASPVIAADGTIYQGSDVNRALYAINADGTQKWKYALDADTFSTPAIDAQGNIYFATYSNATLLSLTSAGTLRWSHIAATATNSLSSSPVLSADGKTVYIATSEGRLEAVNAASGVPVWAYQCADSILACTPAIDANGVIYVGAYDGKLYAITANGALRRIWATGSRIRSSPLIAGTSLYVGSYDFKLYAFDIGASAAGGSWPQARQNASRTGRAQATTLTASVYPASIYAALGNTTTLRAAATGDGPLTFQWYKDGQAITGATSARYVIASITAGDVGKYTVRVTGSQGTVTSAELPLSLPQADVTPRIANVSILSRSGSAAAPLTAGVVIGGGAAGSKLPLLMRASGPSLEKVLGVPGSLPDPVLRVLDAAANTIGYNAGWAGNPEIVRAGTAVYAFPFFSTTSLDAAVLQSLAPERYTVQVTGNAANSSGAALVEMYDTSTTFTSATPRIVNISARADVGGAAGILTAGFYISGSTPKRVLIRAIGPRLADLSVPGVLEDPILDVYRAGENAPFITCDNWDGTNNELISVTRNVWAFNLLAGSKDAALLLTLPAGGYTAVVRSAKENATGVALVEVYEAP; this is translated from the coding sequence ATGCTACGCCAGCTCACTGCTGTCCTGATTGTTCTCTGTTCGCTCGCGGCGTTCGCAAACGCCGCCGCAACCGATGGCGGCTTGCGGTCGGCGAGCCGCGCCCTTCATCACGACCGGAACATCCTGGCCAAGCCCCGCGCCGACGCCCTTAGCCAGGCTGACCGGGCAGAGCGGGACGAGGGTCTCGAGATCCGCCAGCGTTTCAGCAGCCTCGGCGACCTGCGCGTGCTCCGCGTCGCCAAGGGTGAATCCGTCCCCGACGCCATCGCCCGCCTGAAGGCGACCGGCCGCTATGAGTACGTCGAGCCCGACTACGTGATGCAGGCGGACGCCACGGTGCCGAACGACACCTACTTCTACACCCAGTGGGGCCTCAGCAACACCGGCCAGCTCACGGGCTCCATTCCTGGCCGCGACATCAACGCCACCCTGGGGTGGGACGTGATCCACGATGCCCCCAACGTCATCGTCGGACTCATCGACAGCGGCATCCGCACCGACCACCTCGACCTCACGCCCAACCTCTGGCAGAACCCGGCGCCGACCTTTGGTGATATCAACGGCATGAGCTCGATGGAGGGCGTGCGCGGCGTCGACCTGAACGATCAAACCGGCCACGGCTCGCACGTCGCCGGCATCATCTGCGCGCGCGGCAACAATGGCCTCAACGTCAGCGGCGTCGCGTGGCGCGCGCAGCTCATGGTGCTCAGAAACATGAACGATGAGGGCAACGCGTACACCAGCGACTCCATCGCCTGCCTGAACTACGCCATCGCCCACGGCGCCAAGGTCATCAACTGCAGCTTCGGCGGGACGAGCTACTCCAGCGCGTTCTACACCGCCCTGAAGGCGGCCCGCGACGCCGGCGTCATCGTCGTCTGCTCCGCCGGCAACACCGGCACGGACAACGAGGTCGCCCCCCACTACCCGTCCAATTACCTTCTCGACAACATCGTCGCCGTCGGAAACTCCGACGCCTCCGACCTCCGGGCCTCGAGTTCCTGCTACGGCGCGCGCGTCGATCTCTTTGCCCCCGGCACCTCCATCCGGTCGACTTACAACAACAGCTCCACCGGCATGGCCACCGCCGGTGGCACCTCGATGGCCACGCCTTTCGTCACCGGCACCATCGCCCTGCTGCGCGAACAGTATCCGAACGACAGCTACCGCGACATCATCAACCGCCTGCTGCGCGGCGCCGAACGCGTCGCCGAGCTTCGCGACTACGCCCTCACCGGCGCCCGCCTCGATCTCTACGGCGCCCTCATGGCCGATCCGCTGCCGTTCAACCTCAACGCCGACCATGCCGCCACCGTGACCGGCACCACCTTCTCGCTGCGCGCCAGCAGCGCCACCTCCGCCACAACCATCCCCACCCCCACCGGCGAGCCCACGCACATCGGTTCGCGACCGCTCTGGTGGCGCTGGACCGCCCCCGCCACCGGCAAATACATCCTCAACACCGTTGGGAGCGCGGTGGACACCGGCCTCGATGTGTACACCGGCACGATCACCACCGGCACGCCTGCCTCGTCCACGCTCACCCGCATCGCCTCCAACGACGACGACGGCACCAGCAAGACCAGTTCCGTCAGCTTCACCGTCAACGCCGGCACCACCTGTTACTTCGTCGCCAGTCTCGCTCGCGGCGCCGCCGGCTACACCCAACTCAACTTCGCCAAGGTCGTTGCCAACGACGATTTCGAGAACGCCGCCCCGCTCGGGGGTGTCAGCGCCCAAGTCACCCTCGACAACAGCACCGCCTCCCTGCAGGCCAACGAGCCCAAGATCCTCGATCGGGCCGGGCTCGGCTCCGTCTGGTACAAGTGGACCGCTCCCCAATCGGGCCGCTTCCAGGTTTCCGTCTACTCGTTCGATTTCGATCCCATGCTCGCGATCTACACGGGCTCGGCGATCGACCAGTTGACGCTCGTGACGGCCAACGACGACAGCGCCGACAGCAGCTACATCAACACAGACAGCCTGTGCACGTTCCAAGCCGTCTCCGGCACCACCTACTACCTGAAAGTCCAGTCGCGCGGCACCTACCTGGGCACCGCCGTCCTTTCGCTCGTCGACTCCGATTGGCAGTTCGTCACGAACAGCGGCATCGTCACGACCAGCCCGGCCATCGCCCCCGATGGCACGCTCTATGTGGGTTGCGGATTGGCCGACAGCCGGCTCGTCGCCCTCAACCCTGACGGCACCCTGAAGTGGAGTTACGCCACCACCTCCGGCATGAGCATCGCTCCGCCCGCGATCGGCGCCGATGGCACCATCTATCAGTCCACCCTCGACAACGAGGTGCTCGCCCTGACGCCCACCGGGACCCTCAAGTGGAAGCGCTCCTTCGCCAGCACGCCCACCGGCGGCATCGCCATCGCGGCCGATGGCACGCTCTACGTCCAGGTATTTGATGGTAACCTCCACGCCCTCAAACCCACCGACGGCACCAGCAAGTGGACGTTCGCCACCGGCACGACCACCTTCGCCAGCCCCGTGATCGCCGCCGACGGCACGATCTACCAGGGTTCCGACGTCAACCGCGCGCTCTACGCCATCAATGCCGATGGCACGCAGAAATGGAAGTACGCCCTCGACGCCGACACGTTCTCCACGCCGGCCATCGACGCCCAGGGCAACATCTACTTTGCGACGTACTCGAACGCCACGCTCCTGTCCCTCACCTCCGCCGGCACCCTCCGCTGGAGCCACATCGCGGCGACCGCGACCAACAGCCTCAGCAGCTCTCCCGTGCTCAGCGCCGACGGGAAGACCGTGTACATCGCCACCTCCGAGGGCCGCCTCGAAGCCGTCAACGCCGCCAGCGGCGTGCCCGTCTGGGCGTACCAGTGCGCCGACTCCATCCTCGCCTGCACCCCGGCGATCGATGCCAACGGCGTGATCTACGTGGGCGCGTACGACGGCAAACTCTACGCCATCACCGCCAATGGCGCTCTGCGCCGCATCTGGGCCACCGGATCCCGGATCCGGTCCAGCCCGCTGATCGCCGGCACCTCCCTCTACGTCGGCAGCTACGATTTCAAGCTGTACGCCTTCGACATCGGCGCCTCCGCCGCCGGCGGTTCCTGGCCGCAAGCCCGGCAGAACGCCAGCCGCACCGGCCGCGCCCAGGCCACCACGCTGACCGCCAGTGTGTATCCGGCATCCATCTATGCCGCGCTGGGCAACACCACGACCCTGCGCGCTGCCGCCACCGGCGACGGTCCGCTCACGTTCCAGTGGTACAAGGACGGCCAGGCCATCACCGGCGCCACCTCGGCCCGCTACGTGATCGCATCGATCACCGCCGGCGACGTCGGCAAATACACCGTCCGCGTCACCGGGTCCCAGGGCACCGTAACCAGCGCCGAACTGCCGCTCTCGCTCCCCCAAGCCGACGTCACGCCCCGGATCGCGAATGTCTCCATTCTTTCGCGCTCCGGCTCGGCCGCCGCCCCGCTCACCGCGGGTGTCGTGATCGGCGGAGGCGCCGCCGGGAGCAAGCTTCCGCTCCTGATGCGTGCCAGCGGCCCCTCCCTGGAGAAGGTCTTGGGCGTTCCCGGCAGTCTGCCCGACCCCGTCCTCCGCGTGCTCGACGCGGCAGCCAACACCATTGGGTATAACGCCGGCTGGGCAGGGAACCCCGAGATCGTTCGCGCCGGTACCGCCGTGTATGCCTTCCCGTTCTTCTCCACGACCAGCCTCGACGCAGCCGTGCTCCAGTCCCTGGCCCCCGAGCGCTACACCGTTCAGGTGACCGGCAACGCCGCCAACAGCTCCGGCGCCGCCCTGGTCGAAATGTACGACACCAGCACCACCTTCACGTCTGCCACCCCGCGCATCGTGAACATCTCGGCCCGGGCGGATGTGGGCGGCGCCGCCGGCATCCTCACCGCCGGCTTCTATATCAGCGGCAGCACGCCGAAACGCGTGCTTATCCGCGCGATCGGCCCGCGCCTGGCGGACCTCAGCGTCCCGGGGGTCCTTGAGGACCCGATTCTGGATGTCTATCGCGCGGGTGAGAATGCGCCGTTCATCACGTGCGACAACTGGGATGGCACCAACAATGAACTCATCAGCGTCACCAGGAACGTATGGGCCTTCAATCTGCTGGCGGGATCGAAAGACGCCGCGTTGCTTCTGACGCTCCCCGCCGGCGGCTACACCGCCGTGGTCCGCAGCGCCAAAGAGAACGCCACCGGCGTGGCCCTGGTCGAAGTCTACGAGGCCCCGTAA
- a CDS encoding helicase C-terminal domain-containing protein — MDKRTAALGVGEFSSFTLGPRESGDGVGGGIWRAHLGTHWHNELRTRATAEHGAAATFEIPITGQVAHRGWTLTLTGRIDQLIQPPAPPADSGPPPETASAAGAAASTHRARRAAATRPVILREIKSVTRPLPADETELRRDYPDYFVQIATYLALGRSGLLRAATPAADAFLPGDTATVLRGELVFVETSAGLVQTLTLASAEDALFTAQLERVVEFLNLRLRARERLRGLRYRPPFPSPRPGQETTLTELTTTFEQRPLVLFEAPTGFGKTGVMLEFALGQLRSGHFDRVLYLTSKSTGQIQVVDTLGRMTAPEESPAAPGAAVAPTPDLAQPGGTAAAPVRATPVAVWHVRNKGEHCVNATFHCVRDNCQYLAGAPERWGRSGLARFYLDEQHARDLETLRAAGREARICPYEITRAALAFNDVWIGDYNYVFAPGNRGLFYDQPGFLPARTLLLVDEAHNLPNRVADAYSHGFTATDAYTVREDLNRIRPPASLLSAWDHWCHFLHHLRPSDGLSADDEDDARHLLGEIAKHVSTGQLDYAALGPYAADALWSVPALLDELEQSTLPRLWWSPRGAELALTCLDAAPAIGATLREFGGVVLASATLTPVDGFAAACGLAREAAPVIKSAPSPEPAQPLPERLGELNKRTTRKLYKQLTTAAQLLRVEEARDAATPTHLRAHAPWRDGTYDVAFDARVDTTFQHRSRFYPETGATVVALQDAAHTPVAVFFPSYAYADAIRQELATSTPEFRVAVQPKVRDLAAQGAWVEESLSQADALFLVLGSSFAESIDVLGGRISHAMIIGPALPEVNAVQRARLAEAARQGLSRDAAFRQVYQIPGMTKVNQALGRLVRAPGHRARVLLHCRRFTDAGYRDLLAPEYQAGTTILDDLAFAAWLNRA, encoded by the coding sequence TTGGACAAACGCACAGCCGCGCTGGGCGTCGGCGAGTTTTCCTCATTCACGCTCGGCCCGCGCGAGTCCGGTGATGGCGTGGGCGGCGGCATCTGGCGCGCTCACCTCGGCACGCACTGGCACAACGAACTGCGCACCCGCGCGACCGCCGAGCACGGCGCCGCCGCCACGTTCGAGATCCCGATCACCGGCCAGGTCGCCCACCGCGGCTGGACGCTAACGCTCACCGGCCGGATCGATCAGCTCATCCAGCCGCCGGCGCCACCCGCAGACAGCGGCCCGCCGCCGGAGACCGCGTCGGCGGCTGGCGCGGCGGCGTCGACGCACCGCGCCCGCCGCGCCGCGGCCACGCGTCCGGTCATTCTCCGCGAGATCAAGTCCGTCACGCGGCCGCTTCCCGCTGACGAAACCGAGCTACGGCGCGACTACCCCGACTACTTCGTTCAGATCGCCACGTATCTCGCGCTCGGCCGCAGCGGGCTGCTGCGCGCCGCCACGCCCGCCGCCGACGCCTTTCTCCCCGGTGACACCGCGACCGTCCTCCGCGGCGAACTGGTCTTCGTCGAAACCAGCGCGGGGCTCGTGCAGACGCTCACGCTCGCGAGCGCCGAGGACGCCCTGTTCACCGCGCAGCTCGAGCGCGTCGTCGAGTTTCTTAACCTGCGCCTCCGCGCGCGCGAACGCCTGCGCGGGCTTCGCTACCGTCCGCCGTTTCCCTCGCCCCGCCCCGGCCAGGAGACCACGCTCACCGAGCTCACGACCACGTTCGAGCAGCGGCCGCTCGTGCTCTTCGAGGCGCCCACCGGCTTCGGCAAGACCGGCGTCATGCTGGAGTTCGCCCTCGGGCAACTGCGCTCCGGCCACTTCGACCGCGTCCTCTACCTCACGAGCAAGTCCACGGGCCAGATCCAGGTCGTGGACACCCTGGGGCGGATGACCGCGCCCGAGGAAAGCCCCGCGGCCCCCGGTGCCGCCGTCGCGCCGACACCTGACCTCGCGCAACCAGGCGGTACGGCCGCCGCCCCGGTCCGGGCAACGCCCGTCGCCGTCTGGCACGTGCGCAACAAGGGCGAGCATTGCGTCAACGCGACGTTCCATTGCGTGCGCGACAACTGCCAGTACCTCGCCGGCGCGCCCGAGCGCTGGGGCCGCAGCGGCCTGGCGCGCTTCTACCTCGACGAACAGCACGCGCGGGACCTCGAGACGTTGCGCGCCGCCGGTCGCGAGGCCCGCATCTGCCCGTACGAGATCACGCGCGCCGCCCTCGCGTTCAACGACGTGTGGATCGGCGACTACAACTACGTCTTCGCGCCCGGCAACCGCGGGTTGTTCTACGACCAGCCGGGCTTCCTTCCCGCGCGCACGCTCCTGCTCGTCGACGAGGCGCACAACCTGCCCAACCGCGTCGCCGACGCCTACTCGCACGGGTTCACCGCCACCGACGCCTACACCGTGCGCGAGGATCTCAATCGCATCCGCCCGCCGGCCAGCCTCCTCTCCGCCTGGGACCACTGGTGCCACTTCCTGCACCACCTCCGCCCGAGCGACGGACTTTCCGCCGACGATGAGGACGATGCCCGCCATCTGCTGGGCGAGATCGCCAAGCACGTCTCCACCGGCCAGCTCGATTACGCCGCGCTCGGCCCCTACGCCGCCGACGCCCTCTGGTCCGTGCCCGCGCTCCTCGACGAACTCGAGCAGTCGACGCTCCCCCGGCTCTGGTGGAGCCCGCGCGGCGCCGAGCTCGCCCTCACGTGCCTGGATGCCGCGCCCGCGATTGGCGCGACCTTGCGGGAGTTCGGCGGCGTCGTCCTCGCCAGCGCGACGTTGACTCCGGTCGACGGGTTCGCCGCCGCCTGCGGTCTCGCCCGCGAGGCCGCGCCCGTAATCAAATCCGCGCCCTCGCCGGAGCCCGCCCAACCCTTGCCCGAGCGCCTCGGCGAGCTGAACAAGCGTACCACGCGCAAGCTCTACAAGCAGCTCACCACCGCCGCCCAACTGCTGCGTGTCGAGGAGGCGCGCGATGCCGCCACGCCCACCCACCTGCGCGCCCATGCACCGTGGCGCGACGGCACGTACGACGTCGCGTTCGACGCGCGCGTCGACACCACCTTTCAGCACCGCTCGCGCTTCTACCCAGAGACCGGCGCCACGGTCGTCGCGCTCCAGGACGCCGCGCACACGCCCGTGGCCGTCTTCTTCCCGTCGTACGCCTACGCCGACGCCATCCGCCAGGAACTCGCGACCAGCACGCCTGAGTTCCGCGTCGCCGTGCAACCCAAGGTGCGCGACCTCGCCGCCCAAGGCGCCTGGGTTGAGGAATCATTAAGCCAGGCCGACGCGCTTTTCCTGGTCCTGGGTTCCAGCTTTGCCGAAAGCATTGACGTCCTCGGCGGCCGCATCAGCCACGCCATGATCATCGGGCCCGCCCTCCCCGAGGTGAACGCCGTCCAACGCGCCCGCCTGGCCGAGGCCGCGCGCCAGGGCCTATCGCGCGACGCCGCCTTCCGACAGGTCTATCAGATCCCGGGCATGACCAAGGTGAACCAGGCGCTCGGCCGGCTCGTCCGCGCCCCCGGCCACCGCGCCCGCGTCCTCCTGCACTGCCGTCGCTTCACCGACGCCGGCTACCGCGACCTGCTCGCTCCCGAGTACCAGGCCGGCACTACGATCCTCGACGACCTCGCCTTCGCCGCCTGGCTCAACCGCGCCTGA
- a CDS encoding DUF502 domain-containing protein yields MAETPESPSRLITFRNAFLSGLLLLAPLIVTVWAFSKIIDIVGGTFRPMYERYLPQPLQTIPFFWDFLGTIVVILLITALGYLSNYVLGKFFFSIAERAIHRIPGIGGLYQSVKQIVQTFGGQNRNLFNKVVLVEFPRKGLWSIGFLTNKAQGEPHRMAGAELWTVFIPTTPNPTSGFLIMVPRQDIVELEMSVGEGMKMVISGGAVIPAAPGSHEAPTVVTNPPAATPLA; encoded by the coding sequence ATGGCCGAAACGCCCGAGTCTCCGTCCCGCCTCATCACGTTCCGCAACGCGTTCCTCTCGGGGCTCCTGTTGCTGGCACCGCTGATCGTCACCGTTTGGGCATTCAGCAAGATCATCGACATCGTCGGCGGCACCTTCCGTCCGATGTACGAGCGCTACCTGCCGCAACCGCTGCAGACCATCCCGTTCTTCTGGGACTTCCTTGGCACCATCGTTGTCATCCTGCTCATCACCGCGCTGGGCTACCTGTCCAACTACGTCCTCGGTAAATTCTTTTTCAGCATCGCCGAGCGGGCCATCCATCGCATCCCCGGCATCGGCGGTCTCTACCAGTCGGTAAAGCAGATCGTCCAGACCTTCGGCGGCCAGAACCGGAACCTGTTCAACAAGGTCGTCCTCGTGGAGTTTCCGCGGAAGGGGCTCTGGAGCATCGGCTTCCTGACCAACAAAGCGCAGGGCGAACCCCACCGCATGGCCGGAGCCGAGCTCTGGACCGTGTTCATTCCCACCACGCCCAATCCCACCAGCGGCTTCCTCATCATGGTCCCGCGCCAGGACATCGTGGAACTCGAGATGAGCGTCGGCGAGGGCATGAAGATGGTCATCTCCGGGGGTGCCGTCATCCCGGCGGCTCCCGGCAGCCACGAAGCCCCGACCGTCGTCACGAACCCGCCCGCCGCCACCCCGCTGGCCTAG
- a CDS encoding inorganic phosphate transporter — protein MTLFLLVLLASLVFEYINGFHDTANAIATVVSTKVLGPREAVLWAAFWNLFGALMGTAVASTIGKGLVDTQYITMATVLAALLSAIVWGLFTWWLGLPSSSSHALVGGLCGAAVGTSGGHWAALKWSVVDAGGHHVGLWPKIVLPMVTSPLLGFLGGMVLMFLLTVILRKATPRLVGMIFGKAQLVSAGFMGYSHGSNDAQKTMGIIALALFTGTNSGAFADLPPWLHFLRTPEFTVPRWVMLACALTMAAGTAAGGWRIIRTMGHKMVKLQPVHGFAAETTAALVIHGASTIGVPVSTTHVISTSIMGVGATKRLSAVKWGLVGKIVWAWVLTLPLTGLLGYVIMRLMQEAGV, from the coding sequence ATGACGCTCTTCCTTCTGGTGCTTTTGGCGTCCCTTGTCTTCGAGTACATCAACGGCTTTCACGACACCGCGAATGCCATCGCCACGGTCGTGTCCACCAAGGTCCTCGGCCCCCGGGAGGCGGTGCTCTGGGCGGCGTTCTGGAATCTGTTTGGCGCGCTGATGGGCACGGCGGTGGCGTCGACGATCGGCAAAGGGCTGGTCGACACGCAGTACATCACAATGGCGACGGTGCTGGCGGCGCTGCTGAGCGCGATCGTGTGGGGGCTGTTCACGTGGTGGCTGGGGCTGCCCTCGAGTTCGAGCCATGCGCTGGTGGGCGGGCTGTGCGGGGCGGCGGTGGGAACCTCGGGCGGACACTGGGCAGCGCTCAAGTGGTCGGTGGTGGACGCGGGCGGGCATCACGTGGGGCTGTGGCCGAAGATCGTGTTGCCGATGGTGACCTCGCCGCTGCTGGGTTTCCTGGGTGGGATGGTGCTGATGTTTCTGCTGACCGTGATCCTGCGGAAAGCGACGCCGCGGCTCGTCGGCATGATCTTTGGCAAGGCGCAGTTGGTGAGCGCCGGCTTCATGGGCTACAGCCATGGGTCGAACGATGCGCAGAAGACGATGGGCATCATCGCGCTCGCGCTCTTCACCGGGACGAACTCGGGCGCGTTTGCCGACCTGCCGCCGTGGCTGCATTTCCTCCGCACGCCCGAGTTCACGGTGCCGCGCTGGGTTATGCTCGCCTGTGCGCTGACGATGGCGGCGGGGACGGCGGCCGGCGGCTGGCGGATCATCCGGACGATGGGACACAAGATGGTGAAGCTGCAGCCGGTGCATGGCTTCGCGGCGGAGACCACGGCGGCCCTGGTGATTCACGGCGCGTCGACGATCGGTGTGCCGGTTTCCACCACGCACGTGATCTCGACCTCGATCATGGGCGTCGGCGCGACGAAGCGCCTGAGCGCGGTGAAGTGGGGCCTGGTGGGAAAGATCGTGTGGGCGTGGGTGTTGACGCTCCCGCTGACCGGTCTGCTCGGCTATGTGATTATGCGCCTGATGCAGGAGGCGGGCGTATGA